A stretch of the Planktothricoides raciborskii GIHE-MW2 genome encodes the following:
- a CDS encoding GH25 family lysozyme, whose product MCARGIDVSDWQDPVNWQAVANSGMAFGFTKATEGSNFVAETFNRNWRDIKAVGLARGAYHFYRPKHSPQAQADIFLRTVKLEPDDLPPVLDIETTDGMPNGTIISGITQWLQIVEKETGRQPIIYTYPYTWEIFGNPTSFSDYPLWIAHYTTAYQPIIPAGWDGWTFWQYTDRGQVNGIAGGVDVNWFNVSRQGAKGSHVAYIQKVLNQKGFYSDSVNGIFSDRVTQSVMAFQRAMNLVVDGVVGIQTWRALVSQIQPPRPTPTPAPAPAPAPAPAPAPAPTPAPAPAPTPTPAPIIGLLDVCRFYRNLPNQNYALDWLHQQVSASNLNEFARRWRNDPASASPRPIHLANVFKYYQGLPHQENALLWLQNQLSRDILQQFARLWRSTNTQAVSQSTPIRLSDVCEYYRGLSNQQQSLNWLQAQIPSFTQQEFARRWRNQTTFQGSTISLINVCQFYQGLPHQYQSLLWLQSQISTSVLEAFARRWRG is encoded by the coding sequence ATGTGTGCACGTGGCATAGATGTTTCCGACTGGCAGGATCCAGTAAACTGGCAGGCCGTGGCCAACTCTGGCATGGCCTTTGGTTTCACCAAAGCCACTGAAGGATCTAATTTTGTGGCGGAGACTTTTAATCGCAATTGGCGCGATATCAAGGCTGTTGGTTTAGCCCGGGGAGCCTATCACTTTTATCGACCCAAACATAGTCCCCAAGCCCAGGCGGACATCTTTCTCCGCACGGTTAAATTAGAGCCGGATGATTTGCCCCCAGTATTGGACATTGAAACCACCGATGGGATGCCCAACGGCACAATTATCTCTGGGATTACCCAATGGTTGCAAATCGTCGAAAAAGAAACAGGGCGTCAACCGATTATTTACACCTATCCCTACACCTGGGAAATCTTCGGTAATCCTACCAGTTTTTCTGATTACCCCCTGTGGATTGCCCACTACACCACCGCCTATCAACCGATCATTCCAGCGGGATGGGATGGTTGGACTTTTTGGCAATACACCGATCGCGGCCAAGTCAATGGCATTGCCGGAGGGGTGGATGTCAACTGGTTTAATGTCTCCCGACAAGGGGCCAAAGGATCTCATGTGGCCTATATTCAAAAAGTTTTAAATCAAAAAGGATTTTATTCAGATTCCGTCAATGGGATTTTCAGCGATCGCGTCACCCAGAGTGTCATGGCCTTTCAACGGGCGATGAATTTAGTCGTAGATGGAGTCGTGGGAATTCAAACCTGGAGAGCCTTAGTTTCTCAGATCCAACCGCCCCGACCCACGCCGACGCCTGCCCCTGCGCCAGCACCTGCCCCTGCCCCTGCCCCTGCCCCTGCGCCCACGCCCGCGCCTGCGCCTGCGCCCACGCCCACGCCCGCGCCGATCATTGGTTTGTTAGATGTTTGTCGTTTTTATCGCAATTTGCCCAACCAAAACTATGCTTTAGACTGGCTGCACCAACAAGTATCCGCCTCAAACTTGAATGAATTCGCCCGTCGGTGGCGCAATGATCCGGCATCAGCGTCTCCTCGTCCAATTCATCTGGCCAATGTTTTCAAGTATTATCAGGGACTACCGCATCAAGAAAATGCTCTGTTGTGGCTCCAAAATCAACTGTCTCGGGATATTCTCCAACAATTTGCCCGTTTGTGGCGATCGACCAACACCCAAGCAGTGAGTCAATCAACCCCAATTCGCTTAAGCGATGTGTGCGAATATTATCGGGGGTTAAGCAATCAACAGCAATCGCTCAATTGGCTGCAAGCACAAATCCCCAGCTTTACCCAACAAGAATTTGCCCGTCGCTGGCGCAATCAAACCACTTTTCAAGGATCGACCATTAGTTTAATCAATGTCTGCCAATTTTATCAGGGCCTGCCGCATCAATATCAGTCTCTTCTGTGGTTACAAAGCCAAATTAGCACCTCGGTGTTAGAGGCATTTGCCCGTCGCTGGCGAGGTTAG
- a CDS encoding MBL fold metallo-hydrolase encodes METSTSIDFLVRFWGVRGSIPTPGKETVRYGGNTSCVEMQVAGKRLIFDGGTGIRVLGKNLLSQMPVEAHIFFTHSHWDHIQGFPFFVPAFVPGNRFHIYGGMAPTGHTMKQRLSDQMLHPNFPIPLKGMQSDLKFYTVKPQEIIQLDDVTIETSLLNHPGQAIGYRVTSDRGTAVYCTDTEHYADRLDENVLHLVRDADVLIYDATYTDEEYYHPKTSKVGWGHSTWEEAVKVALAANVRKLVIFHHDPAHDDDFLDRVEADVQQAFPNSCLAREGMAIAIGANQEDH; translated from the coding sequence ATGGAAACCAGCACTTCCATTGATTTTTTAGTCCGTTTTTGGGGGGTAAGAGGAAGCATTCCTACCCCAGGCAAAGAAACTGTTCGCTATGGTGGCAATACCTCCTGTGTGGAGATGCAGGTCGCCGGTAAACGTCTGATCTTTGATGGCGGTACAGGCATCAGGGTACTGGGTAAAAACTTGCTATCACAAATGCCCGTAGAAGCGCATATATTTTTTACTCACTCTCATTGGGATCATATTCAAGGATTTCCTTTTTTTGTTCCGGCTTTTGTGCCGGGGAATCGCTTCCATATTTATGGGGGAATGGCGCCCACGGGACATACGATGAAACAGCGTCTTTCTGACCAGATGCTTCATCCTAATTTTCCTATTCCTTTGAAAGGAATGCAGTCAGATTTAAAGTTTTATACGGTTAAGCCCCAAGAGATTATTCAGCTTGACGATGTAACCATCGAAACGAGTTTATTGAATCATCCCGGTCAGGCAATTGGGTATCGAGTCACTAGCGATCGCGGTACGGCGGTTTACTGCACGGATACGGAACATTATGCCGATCGCCTCGATGAAAATGTCTTGCATTTAGTCCGGGATGCGGATGTTTTAATTTACGACGCCACCTACACCGATGAAGAATACTACCATCCCAAAACCTCGAAAGTGGGTTGGGGTCATTCCACTTGGGAAGAAGCAGTCAAAGTTGCTTTAGCGGCGAATGTGAGAAAGTTAGTGATTTTTCACCACGATCCTGCCCATGATGATGACTTTTTGGATCGGGTGGAAGCCGATGTGCAGCAAGCTTTTCCCAATAGTTGCCTTGCCCGGGAAGGAATGGCGATCGCGATCGGCGCCAATCAAGAAGACCACTAA
- a CDS encoding inorganic diphosphatase yields the protein MDLSRIPAQPKPGLINVLIEIPAGSKNKYEFDKEMGAFALDRVLSSSVQYPYDYGFVPNTLADDGDPLDGMVLMDQPTFPGCVITARPIGMLEMIDGGDRDEKILCVPDKDPRYANVTSLKDVAKHRLDEIAEFFRTYKNLEKKVTEILGWQDIDQVAPLVEKYTRAGSK from the coding sequence ATGGATTTATCGCGGATTCCCGCTCAACCAAAGCCCGGTCTGATTAATGTTCTGATTGAAATTCCCGCTGGGAGTAAAAATAAGTACGAGTTCGATAAAGAGATGGGCGCATTCGCCTTGGATCGCGTGCTGTCTTCTTCGGTGCAATATCCTTATGATTATGGCTTTGTCCCCAATACCTTGGCCGATGATGGAGATCCTTTAGATGGCATGGTGTTGATGGATCAGCCGACTTTTCCAGGATGCGTGATTACCGCCAGACCGATTGGGATGCTGGAAATGATTGATGGAGGCGATCGCGACGAAAAAATTCTCTGCGTTCCCGACAAAGACCCCCGCTATGCCAACGTGACATCCCTAAAAGATGTAGCCAAGCATCGCTTAGACGAAATTGCCGAATTCTTTAGAACCTATAAAAATCTTGAGAAAAAGGTGACAGAAATCCTGGGTTGGCAAGATATTGACCAAGTAGCCCCCCTGGTGGAAAAGTACACAAGAGCCGGTAGCAAGTAG
- the speA gene encoding biosynthetic arginine decarboxylase: MALEHQTETFSAEELQGGSPEMHHNGDSLRDSFASRPSPSNGETAWTIEDSEELYRIKGWGEPYFSINAAGHVAVCPRGDNSASLDLYELVEALKQRNLSLPLLIRFSDILQDRIERLNACFAKAIARYKYPGIYRGVFPVKCNQQKHLIEDLVRFGHPYQLGLEAGSKPELMIALACLKHPESLLICNGYKDREYIETAMLATRLGKTAIIVIEQLEEIETVISLSKSLGIKPVVGVRAKLSSRGVGRWAESSGEGAKFGLMIPEIIAVVDRLSEEGMLDSLQLLHYHIGSQISSISVIKDAIREASQIYVELAKLGANMNYLDVGGGLAVDYDGSKTNFHASKNYNMQNYANDIVAEVKEACEQAEISAPVLISESGRALASHQSVLIFDVLGCSNVNTEPPERTGEKEPLIIRNLYETYRDINPENYQEAYHDAIQFKEEAISIFNFGYISLRDRAKAEQLYWACCRKIDEIVSHQKYIPDDLEALEKNMASTYYINLSVFQSMPDNWAIDQLFPIVPIHRLDEEPTERGILADLTCDSDGKINKFIDLLDVKTVLELHPLKPKEPYYLGVFLSGAYQEIMGNLHNLFGDTNAVHIQLTPNNSYKIKYVVKGDTITEVLGYVQYDAEDMIESIRQQTEDALETGRITLEESQRLLQNYEQSLSRYTYLSQS; encoded by the coding sequence ATGGCTTTAGAGCACCAGACAGAAACCTTCTCCGCTGAGGAATTACAGGGAGGATCGCCGGAAATGCATCATAACGGCGATTCTCTTCGGGATAGCTTCGCTTCACGACCGTCCCCCAGCAACGGAGAAACCGCTTGGACAATCGAAGACAGCGAAGAACTGTATAGAATTAAAGGCTGGGGAGAACCCTATTTTTCCATTAATGCCGCTGGTCATGTCGCCGTTTGTCCCAGAGGCGATAACAGTGCCTCTTTGGACTTGTATGAACTGGTAGAAGCGCTGAAACAGCGCAATCTTTCCTTGCCGTTGTTAATTCGGTTTTCCGATATTTTACAAGACCGGATTGAACGGTTAAATGCTTGTTTTGCCAAGGCGATCGCCCGCTACAAATATCCGGGAATCTATCGGGGGGTATTCCCGGTTAAGTGCAATCAACAAAAGCATTTAATCGAAGATTTAGTCCGCTTTGGTCATCCGTATCAATTAGGACTAGAAGCTGGTTCTAAACCAGAATTAATGATTGCCTTAGCCTGCTTAAAACATCCTGAATCTTTACTGATTTGTAATGGGTACAAAGACCGAGAATATATTGAAACCGCGATGTTAGCCACGCGGCTGGGTAAAACGGCAATTATCGTCATTGAACAGCTTGAAGAAATCGAAACCGTGATTTCTTTGAGTAAATCTTTAGGCATTAAACCTGTGGTGGGAGTTAGAGCCAAACTCAGCAGTCGAGGGGTTGGTCGTTGGGCAGAATCTTCGGGAGAAGGGGCGAAGTTTGGCCTAATGATTCCAGAAATTATTGCCGTGGTAGATCGCCTCTCAGAAGAAGGAATGCTAGATAGCTTGCAACTATTGCATTATCATATTGGTTCGCAGATTTCTTCCATCAGCGTGATCAAAGATGCCATCCGAGAAGCCAGCCAAATTTATGTAGAATTGGCCAAGTTAGGCGCTAACATGAATTATCTGGATGTGGGCGGTGGTTTAGCCGTGGATTACGATGGGTCTAAGACTAATTTTCACGCTTCCAAAAACTACAATATGCAAAACTATGCCAATGATATTGTGGCAGAGGTGAAGGAAGCGTGCGAACAAGCAGAAATTTCTGCTCCTGTGTTAATTAGTGAAAGTGGTCGGGCTTTGGCTTCCCATCAGTCGGTGTTAATTTTTGATGTACTCGGCTGTAGTAATGTGAACACGGAACCCCCGGAAAGAACCGGAGAAAAAGAACCTCTAATTATCCGCAATCTTTACGAAACTTATCGCGATATTAACCCGGAAAATTACCAGGAAGCTTATCACGATGCGATCCAGTTTAAAGAAGAAGCCATTAGTATTTTTAACTTTGGTTATATTTCCTTACGCGATCGCGCCAAAGCGGAACAACTCTATTGGGCTTGTTGCCGGAAAATTGATGAAATTGTCAGCCATCAAAAATATATTCCCGATGACTTAGAAGCCTTGGAAAAAAACATGGCATCGACCTATTACATCAATCTTTCCGTGTTTCAATCCATGCCGGATAACTGGGCGATCGATCAACTATTTCCCATCGTCCCCATTCACCGTCTAGACGAAGAACCCACCGAACGGGGAATCCTGGCTGATTTGACCTGTGATAGTGATGGCAAAATCAATAAGTTTATTGACTTATTAGATGTGAAAACCGTCCTAGAATTACATCCTCTGAAACCCAAAGAACCCTATTATTTAGGCGTGTTTCTCAGTGGGGCTTATCAAGAAATTATGGGTAATTTACATAACTTATTTGGCGACACTAACGCCGTGCATATTCAGCTAACCCCCAATAATAGCTATAAAATTAAGTATGTGGTCAAAGGGGACACGATTACTGAAGTTTTAGGTTATGTGCAATATGATGCGGAGGATATGATTGAAAGTATTCGCCAACAAACGGAAGATGCTTTAGAAACTGGGCGGATTACTTTAGAAGAGTCTCAACGTTTGTTACAAAACTATGAACAGAGTTTAAGCCGCTATACTTATTTATCCCAGTCCTAA
- a CDS encoding sugar phosphate nucleotidyltransferase: protein MKAMILAAGKGTRVRPITYTVPKPMIPILTKPVMEFLVELLRLHGFNEIMVNVSHLANEIENYFRDGSRFDVQIAYSFEGRIVEGKLIGEALGSAGGMRRIQDFYPYFDDTFVVLCGDALIDLDLTAAVKWHKEKGSIATIIMKSVPKDQVSSYGVVVTDQNNRIQAFQEKPPVEEALSTDINTGIYIFEPEVLDYIPSGVEYDIGGDLFPQLVAKKAPFYGLTMDFQWVDIGKVPDYWQAIRDVLAGKVKNVSIPGKEIRPGIYTGLNVAMNLDKVDITGPVYIGGMTKIEDGATIIGPTMIGPSCHISGGATIDNSVIFEYSRLGPNVRLIEKLVFGRYCVDKHGVSFDMQAAALDWLITDSRQSPLAKPPEEQQAIAEILKNEHK from the coding sequence ATGAAAGCAATGATTTTGGCGGCAGGAAAAGGCACCCGCGTCCGCCCCATTACCTATACCGTTCCTAAACCGATGATTCCCATCCTAACTAAACCAGTGATGGAATTTTTAGTAGAACTGTTACGTTTACATGGCTTTAACGAAATCATGGTAAACGTCAGTCACTTGGCGAATGAAATTGAAAACTATTTTCGCGATGGTAGCCGTTTTGACGTGCAAATTGCCTATTCTTTTGAAGGGAGAATTGTTGAAGGAAAACTAATCGGGGAAGCGTTGGGTTCAGCGGGAGGAATGCGCCGGATTCAAGACTTTTATCCCTATTTTGATGATACCTTTGTGGTGCTCTGTGGAGATGCGCTGATTGACTTGGATTTAACTGCTGCGGTGAAGTGGCACAAAGAAAAAGGCTCGATCGCCACAATTATTATGAAATCTGTGCCGAAAGATCAAGTCTCCAGCTATGGGGTGGTCGTCACCGATCAAAATAATCGGATTCAAGCATTCCAAGAAAAGCCCCCGGTTGAAGAAGCCCTCAGTACCGATATCAACACCGGGATTTACATTTTTGAGCCTGAAGTCTTAGATTACATTCCCTCTGGGGTCGAATATGACATTGGCGGAGATTTATTTCCTCAATTAGTGGCCAAAAAAGCACCCTTTTACGGGTTAACAATGGACTTTCAATGGGTCGATATTGGCAAAGTCCCTGACTATTGGCAGGCAATTCGGGATGTGTTAGCGGGCAAGGTGAAAAATGTTTCCATTCCGGGGAAAGAAATTCGCCCTGGGATCTACACGGGCTTAAATGTGGCGATGAATTTAGACAAAGTAGATATTACAGGCCCGGTGTATATTGGCGGGATGACTAAAATTGAAGATGGCGCTACGATTATCGGGCCAACTATGATTGGGCCAAGTTGTCATATTTCTGGTGGGGCAACGATTGATAATAGCGTGATTTTTGAGTATTCCCGTTTAGGTCCCAATGTGCGCTTAATCGAAAAATTGGTATTTGGTCGTTACTGTGTGGATAAACATGGTGTGTCCTTTGATATGCAAGCTGCGGCATTAGACTGGTTAATTACCGATAGTCGCCAAAGTCCCCTGGCAAAGCCACCAGAAGAACAACAGGCGATCGCGGAAATTCTCAAAAACGAACATAAGTAA
- a CDS encoding segregation/condensation protein A, which translates to MSGSLAQDAIALLIDLANQGEIDPWDVQVIDVIDRYLSGLVPVHDASQVEREVALSRSGQAFLYASMLVLLKADNLVRAESLSDEEESPEAEVEDLDADEQNSLMPLRLEKQLRRRAVAPVPKKRRVTLQELIDQLQLMSQTLEEYTPKRSTNRPKPNKAQSKAAVRALSEFATQENLAEVAKALDQFLSDQWHELTDNDDWLEIDDLVERWKISNFQGSANGSHKNPGSHKHYDRVGVFWALLLLSAQSKVELCQEEFYQDLKIRSISISMNLQAM; encoded by the coding sequence ATGAGTGGTTCTCTGGCGCAAGATGCGATCGCACTACTAATTGACTTGGCCAACCAGGGAGAAATCGATCCCTGGGATGTGCAAGTCATTGATGTAATTGACCGATACTTAAGTGGACTGGTGCCCGTACATGACGCCAGTCAAGTGGAGCGAGAAGTCGCTCTATCTCGGTCTGGACAAGCTTTTTTATATGCCTCAATGTTGGTATTACTCAAAGCGGATAACCTGGTGAGGGCTGAATCGTTGTCCGACGAAGAGGAATCTCCCGAAGCAGAGGTCGAAGACTTGGATGCTGATGAGCAAAATTCCCTGATGCCTTTGAGACTGGAGAAACAACTCCGCCGTCGGGCCGTGGCTCCCGTGCCAAAAAAACGCCGCGTCACCTTACAAGAGTTGATCGATCAGCTACAACTGATGTCTCAAACCCTGGAAGAATATACTCCCAAGCGCAGCACCAACCGCCCTAAACCCAATAAAGCTCAATCTAAAGCGGCGGTGCGGGCGCTGAGTGAATTTGCCACCCAAGAAAATCTTGCGGAAGTCGCCAAAGCCTTGGATCAATTTCTTTCTGACCAGTGGCACGAGTTAACCGACAATGATGATTGGCTAGAAATTGATGATTTAGTGGAGCGATGGAAAATTTCTAACTTTCAAGGATCGGCCAATGGCAGCCACAAAAATCCTGGATCCCACAAACATTATGACCGGGTAGGGGTTTTCTGGGCGCTGTTGCTGCTGTCGGCACAGTCGAAAGTTGAGCTCTGTCAGGAAGAATTTTACCAGGATTTAAAAATTCGCTCGATTTCTATCTCCATGAATTTACAGGCAATGTAA
- a CDS encoding bestrophin family protein — MSFKSKTIWLRKTFSMKGSVLRGVWKRSLLCGAFGLLISFLYLNQWPVSQPILGSVIPSIVLGLLLVFRTNTAYDRFWEGRKLWGSTVNTIRNLAWQFSVSIKEVEPGDRDRKIQALRLLPALAIAKKLHLRYQAASDELKPWVSPSQYQVLQHTQNMPLKITHWLGDYLQQEYNRGLLTVNQLASIHTLMTRLMDNVGGCERILRTPIPPAYVIHLNQLILLYCLMLPFQVVKELGFWTGIFVAIVSFALFGIEEIGVEIENPFGYDHNDLPLDKICQGIENNIEEFTHSNSAEDSSNIIEADSNYF; from the coding sequence ATGTCCTTTAAGTCCAAAACTATCTGGCTAAGAAAAACTTTTAGCATGAAAGGTTCTGTGTTGCGGGGAGTTTGGAAACGGTCTCTATTATGTGGAGCATTTGGCCTGCTGATTTCTTTTCTTTACTTGAATCAATGGCCGGTTTCTCAACCGATTTTAGGCAGTGTAATTCCTAGTATTGTTTTAGGTTTATTGCTAGTTTTTAGAACTAATACCGCTTACGATCGCTTTTGGGAAGGCAGAAAACTTTGGGGCAGTACGGTGAATACGATCCGCAATTTAGCTTGGCAATTTTCGGTCAGCATTAAGGAAGTTGAACCGGGCGATCGCGATCGCAAAATTCAAGCCTTACGTTTATTACCAGCCTTGGCGATCGCGAAAAAACTCCATCTCCGTTATCAAGCTGCCAGTGATGAGTTAAAACCTTGGGTTTCCCCATCTCAATACCAAGTTTTGCAACATACTCAAAATATGCCCCTAAAAATTACTCACTGGTTAGGGGATTATTTACAGCAAGAATACAACCGAGGTCTTTTAACGGTAAACCAACTGGCTAGTATTCATACTCTGATGACTCGTTTAATGGATAATGTGGGCGGTTGCGAACGGATTTTGAGAACACCAATTCCCCCAGCTTACGTGATTCATCTGAATCAACTGATCCTCCTCTATTGTTTAATGTTGCCCTTTCAGGTGGTCAAAGAACTAGGTTTTTGGACAGGGATATTTGTTGCTATTGTCAGTTTTGCTTTGTTTGGTATTGAGGAAATTGGCGTAGAAATAGAAAATCCCTTTGGTTACGACCATAATGATTTACCCCTGGATAAAATTTGTCAGGGGATTGAGAATAATATTGAGGAATTTACTCACTCTAACTCCGCTGAAGATAGCAGTAACATCATAGAAGCTGATTCTAATTATTTCTAA
- a CDS encoding CrcB family protein, with protein MLVNITGCILIAYFENRAGEKIKNFPPELRLLLTTGFCGGYTTFSTVGLETSTFLAQPNLPLAFNYWYGSMFLGMLGIYLGVRLARLPIKSSPE; from the coding sequence TTGCTCGTTAATATCACGGGTTGTATCCTGATTGCTTATTTCGAGAATAGGGCAGGGGAAAAAATTAAGAATTTTCCCCCTGAACTCCGATTACTCTTAACCACTGGGTTTTGTGGCGGTTATACCACTTTTTCTACCGTTGGGCTAGAAACTAGCACTTTTTTGGCTCAACCCAATTTACCCTTAGCGTTTAATTACTGGTATGGTAGTATGTTCCTAGGGATGCTGGGCATCTATCTCGGAGTGAGATTAGCTCGATTACCTATAAAATCATCCCCTGAATAA
- a CDS encoding SH3 domain-containing protein: protein MSKKHLNHWSQWLIFFTFMASSFGGLKTPATPLEGALEGDLIVAQASANLCRKVNSEKGLAVRSRPDPNSEQIGGLESNQQVTLAEGARKIPGPDGRLWVEIVSPINGYVAVGYPNSEVNLIDCQETSQETSVNQPQNSPDREAMVNLCRQVSGELAPEGLAIHAEASKGSTYRGGLPPGGRVMLVPNYQLIADQNGENRNWVQIAAPIAGFVAAANLIPCDDVGQIPENPQISTTETPAATNTTTNSTSTEKNPELCRRVEKRVAPNGLAIRANASSSAAYLGGVEPGGDVYLVPNYQEIPDPNDANRKWLQITAPIPGFISAGNLVMCR from the coding sequence ATGTCAAAAAAACACTTAAATCATTGGAGTCAATGGCTGATATTTTTCACTTTTATGGCTTCCTCTTTCGGGGGATTAAAAACTCCAGCAACTCCCCTTGAAGGTGCGCTTGAAGGTGATTTGATCGTCGCCCAAGCATCGGCAAATCTTTGCCGCAAAGTGAATAGCGAGAAAGGATTGGCGGTGCGATCTCGCCCGGATCCGAACTCTGAGCAAATCGGCGGATTAGAGAGCAATCAACAAGTAACTCTCGCGGAAGGTGCGAGAAAAATTCCCGGTCCCGATGGGCGACTTTGGGTAGAAATTGTGTCACCGATTAATGGATATGTTGCCGTGGGATATCCTAATAGTGAAGTGAATCTCATTGATTGTCAAGAAACATCTCAAGAAACATCGGTTAACCAACCCCAAAATTCTCCGGATCGGGAGGCGATGGTAAATCTTTGCCGTCAAGTTTCTGGTGAACTAGCCCCGGAAGGTTTGGCAATTCATGCAGAAGCATCGAAAGGTTCCACCTATCGTGGAGGTTTACCCCCTGGTGGACGGGTGATGCTGGTGCCGAATTATCAACTGATTGCGGATCAAAATGGAGAAAACCGAAATTGGGTGCAAATTGCTGCACCGATCGCGGGATTTGTAGCGGCAGCTAACCTGATTCCCTGTGACGATGTAGGGCAGATTCCGGAAAATCCCCAAATTTCTACCACAGAAACTCCGGCAGCAACAAATACCACGACCAATTCCACATCCACAGAAAAGAATCCCGAACTTTGTCGGCGGGTAGAAAAGCGAGTTGCCCCCAATGGTTTAGCAATTCGGGCGAATGCGTCGAGTTCGGCGGCTTATTTAGGGGGAGTAGAACCCGGTGGCGATGTTTATTTAGTGCCAAATTATCAGGAAATTCCTGACCCAAATGATGCCAACCGCAAATGGCTGCAAATTACCGCCCCAATTCCCGGATTTATTTCCGCCGGAAATCTGGTTATGTGTCGGTAA